A window of Haloarcula marismortui ATCC 43049 genomic DNA:
ACGTTTCGGTCGAGACCACACAGCGAGAGGGCGTCCCGAAGACGGAAATCGTCGACGCCGTCACGGAGATTCCGGCGGACCTCGTCGTGATGGGGACCCACGGCCGGACCGGACTGGACCACTATCTCATTGGGAGCGTTGCAGAGACGGTCGTCCGCGAATCGCCGGTGCCGGTGCTGACCGTCCAGCTGTCGGACGAGTGAGCACGGTACAGGGGCCAGTGTGACGCATCAGCCATCGACCAGGGCTGTCCGGGACGGATCAGTAGCTCGGTGGTACGCTGACAGCACGAGCGCGTGGAACGCGACGAGAACGCCGACACCGACGACGATGACTGCGACCTGCAGCGGCGTCGAGAGCAGCCCCAGCGAGACGATGAGCGTCGTCGCGCAGGCCGGTGCGTGGACCGTATCTGTTGCAATCATCCCCCAGCTCGTCACGACGAGTGAGAGGGTCGCACTCGCGACGAGGCGAAGCCCGGCCATCGAGAATGCGGTTGGGTCCGCGACGAGCGAGACACCGCCAGCAAGCAGGCTGTACGCGAGCAGCCCCGCAACACCGCCGATGAAATGGCTCATGACGACACTGGCCAGCCCCGTCCGGTCGCCGTCCCGCTGAAATGCGAGAATGAACGCAGACGGGCCGAGACTCGGGAAGATGAATGGCTGGCCGCTCGCCCACGCGAGCGTTCCGAGGACGACGAACAGCACGCCAGCGTACAGGCTCGTCCCGACCCGATGCCGTCGCATTGCTCCCGGTAGGAAACTGGACGGATAAGACAGTCACGGTCCGACAGAGTCGTCCCGAATGGGGACGACAGCGGTCAGAGCGCCGTCATCGTCGTGTCGTCCTCGCTCGGGGCCGACGGCGGCCGCCCGTCAGCCGTCCGCAGTTGCTCGAACGCGACTGCGATAATCGCGGTGCCATACAGCGACGCCAGGGGTTGGATAACGATAGTTGGCAGTTGCGAAACCGGTCCCGAAAGCGCCAGCGAGCCGATGAATCCGATGATCCCGCCAACGACCGCCGCGGCGGCACCAACAATCAACAGCAGGCCGAACAGCGCGAGCCGGTCACCCTTGGTGAGCCGGTAGCTCTCTTTGAGCGCCGCAACGAAGTTCCGGTCTTCGACGATGACGTACGGCATCATGAAAATGAACACGACGTAGGCGAAGATGCCGGGGATGAGGAACAAGATCGACCCGATGAACACCAGCAGGCTGTAGACGATCCCGCCGACGAACACGTTCACCAGCGCGAGTGGCACGTTCCGCGTGAACGCACCCTCAGGGAAGCTCTCGCGCGCTCCGGGGACAAACGTCCGGAAGGACACGACAGTGAGATACAGTGAGACGACGGAGGTGACAGCGATACCGGCACCAGCAACAGTAAGCGGGATGTCGAAGGTGAGCGGGAGGGCTGCGGCAATTTCGCCGTATCCCATCCTGGTGTAGGTCGTCGCCAGGATTGAATTGAACAGGACTTGAAAGCTAGCCATCAGGGCAAAAAACGCTACAAGTAGTATCGCGCCGGTACGACTGAACAGCCGGTACCCCGCCTCTTCGAGGGCGGAGCCGATTTGGAGGGCCATCGTCGGACCGCTTCGACAAGCAATGACAAAAGTGTTGCCTCAGTGTGACAATCCAACCCAGTTCACGTACGCGATTCCAGCCCGCGTTCGACGAACTCGATAAGGTCCTCCGCCGGGACGAACCCGTCAGCACGGCGGTGAATCAGGTCCCCGTCAGCAAACAGCAGGAACGTCGGGACACTCCGGACATCGAACGCGTCGACGGCATCGAGGTCGTGTTTCGGATTGAACACGACCACTGTGGCGTCAGTGGCTTTCGCAGCGATATCGAGTATCGGCTCCATGGACTTGCAGATAGTACAGCCAGTCGTCCGGACCATCACCAAGACGTGGTCGGCCGTGGCCAGCACGTCGTCAAGTTCGTCTCGCGTTTCCACCGTCCGAACGCTGTGTTCCGTCGTCGTGTCCATAGAGACGGTACGTGCCACAGCGCGAAGAACCCCGCGACGGGTCACACCCGTTCGGCCGCAACTACTGTCCGGCGCTGTCAATCCTCGATTTCACGTACGACCGACGCGGGGTTCCCCTGAACGACGACGCCAGCAGGAACGTCGTCGGTGACGACCGCACCGGACCCGATGACGGCATCGTCGCCGACGGTGACGCCCGGGTTGATGACCGCCTGCCCACCGACCCAGACATTGTCGCCGATAGTCACCGGCTTCCCGTACTCGACGCCGCTACGTCGTTCATCCGGGTCAAGTGGGTGCGTCGCGGTGTAGATGTGGACACCCGGCCCGAGCAGGCAGTCGTCGCCGATATCGACCCGGCAGACATCCAGTACGACGCAGTCGAAGTTCGCGTAGAACCCATCGCCGACGTGGATGTTGTCGCCGTAGTCACACCGGAAGGGCGGTTCGACGTGGCAGTCCGCACCGACCGAGCCAAAGAGGTCCTCGATGAGCGCCTGTCTGGTGTCGGCCTCAGATGGGTCGGTCTGGTTGTACTCCCGGGTGAGTTCGTTCGCACGCTCTCGGGCAGCAACGAGTGCTGGGTCGCTCGCGTCGTAGCGCTCGCCCGCCAGCATCTTCTCCCGTTCAGACGCCATTCCGACCCACCTCTGAAGTCTCTCTCGCGGCGCGGCGAGGGATGGTCATAGTGGGCTGTCGGAGCGCCCCGGTAAGAGATGTTTGGGTCGGGGGGCTTTCTGACTGTTCGAAGTCGCCATCGCGTCCCGAAACACGACCCACCCTGCTAGCCCGGAACGGATTTATAGTCGACCGTCGCCTACCATGGTTCGTGAACCGCACGGCAGCGCTCGACGCAGTCGTCTTCGGTGTCGACATCCAGAGCGGCGACGTGCGCGGTGACGCACCGTCGTACGCGCTGGTGGTCTTCGACGGGGAATCAGTCGAGCGAGACGTGGTCTCGCGGCGGAAGCTCCGCCGGCGTATCGAGGACGAGGAGCCGGCCATCGTCGCGACGGATAACATGTACGAACTCGCCGAGGACAAGGATGCCCTGATCCACGTCCTCGGGTCCCTCCCCGACGAAACAAAACTGGTGCAGGTGACCGGCGACGAGCGGCCGGAGCCGCTTTCCCGGGTCGCCAAGCGCCACGGGGTCCCCTACGGCAAGGACCCGATGGAGGAGGCCGAGGCCGCGGCCCGGCTGGCCGCCGCCAACGTCGGGCAGGAGGTGTCCGCCTTCACCGATACAACAGAGGTGAAGGTCTCGCGGGGCCGCTCGACCGGAAAGGGAGGGTGGTCAGAAGACCGCTACACCCGGCGCATCCACGGCGCAGTCCGGAAGCGAGCGCGCGAAATCGAGTCCGAGCTCGACGCTGCCGGTCTGGAGTACGAGCGGGACGTGACCGAGAAGTACGGCGGGTTCTCCAACGCCGTGTTTCAGGTCTCGGCGCGTCCACAGGACATCCCGGTGTCGCGAGCGCGTTCGGGCGATACGCGCGTCGAAATCGAGCGCCAGCGGCGGGACGGTATCGAGTTCAAGCCGCTTGCAAAGCGGCGCGACCACGTCGTCGTCGGCGTCGACCCCGGAACGACGACGGCCGTTGCCATCGTTTCTCTGGACGGCACTGTCCTGGACGTGTACTCTTCGCGAACCGACGACACCGCCGCGACGACAGAGTGGATTATCGAGCGCGGGCGGCCCGTCGTCGTCGCTGCTGACGTGACGCCGATGCCGGAAACCGTCGAGAAACTCCGGCGCTCCTTTAGCGCCGCCGGCTGGGAACCCGACACCGACCTTCCGGTCGACGAGAAGAAACACCGGACTCGGGAGGAGGCGTACGACAACGACCACGAACGCGACGCGATGGCCGCCGCGCTCTACGCCTTCGACCACCACGCCGACCAGTTCGAGCGTGTCGCGGGCAAGGTCCCGCCACAGTACGATGTGGGACCGGTCATCGACCGTGTCGTCGCCGGCGAGGAGAGCGTCGAAACAGTGCTGCGGGACCTCGAAGACGACGACAGCGAGGACGAGGACACAACGGCCCACGAACCGCGGGAACTCACCGACGACGAGAAGGAAATCAAGCGGCTGAACGCCCGCATCGAACGCCTTGAGTCACACGTCGACGACCTCAAAGAGACTATCAAGCGCAAGGACGACCAGCTCTCCGAAAAGGACAAACAACTGGAGAAGGCCCGCAGCGAGGGCCGGCGCGAGGTCAGAAAAGACCGCGAGGTGACGCGGCTCCAGCGGCGCAACGAGGCCCTCGAACGGAAAGTCGATGACGAACAGGAGAAACGCGAGGCGCTGGCTGACAAGCTCGAACGGTTGAAAGCGCTGTGGAAGCTCGACCACTCGAACTTCGCCGATGTCTCGGAGAAACAGGAGGGGCTGACCCCGGTCAAGGTGGTCGAACAGTTCACCAAGGACGCTATCGCCGACGCCGACGAGCGGTTTGGCCTCGTTGAGGACGACATCGTCATGTTCCGGGACGCCTCGGGTGCGGGCCGGTCGACGGCCCAGCAACTGGCGAATATCGACCCGAAAATCGTCCTCCGGAACGGGAACCTCTCCGACATTGCCGATCAGGTGCTGTTCGACAACGATATCCCCGTCGCGCCAGCCGAGATGGTCACCGTACAGGAAGTGGACGAACTGGCTGTCGCCCGTGAAGGCGAAATCGAGGCGGCAATCGAAGACTGGGAAGAACGCGCCGCCGACCGCCGGAAGGAGCAGAACGCGGAGATGGTCGACCAGATCATCAGCGAACACCGGGCCGACCGGCCGACGAGCGAGAACTAGACGCTGGCGTCCGTCGAACAGGACGGAGCGACATGGCACTCCGTTCGGTGTGTCGGTGGCACAACGGCGAGCCAGCCGTACTGAGTAGTTATGGTCTTCGGGTGCGTTTGTCTCGCATGGAAGACCAGTGTCGTGTTCTGGCGGCCGCGGTCGAGACTCTCGACGACGTCTTCTACGTCTACGACGCAGACGGCAAACTTGCGTACTGGAACGCTCGGCTGAACGAACTGTTCGGCCTGACGGACGGCGAACTGTCGGGAATGGACCCGACCGAGTTCTTCGTTGCAGACGACCGGGCAGCCGTTGAAGCAGCCATCGAGGACGTTTTCGAGTCGGGTCAAACGAGCGTCGAAGCGCGGGCGGAGACGACAGAGGGGGTAGTGACGTTCGAACTCAGCGGCCGGCTCCTCACGGGGGACGACGGTACAGTTCAGGGGTTCAGCGGTGTCGGTCGAGATATCACGGACCGGCGCGAGCGGGAGTGGCATCTTGAGCGACAAAACGAGCGGCTCACGGAGTTCGCCGACCTGCTGGCACACGACCTCCGGACGCCGCTTGCCGTCACCAGCGGCCACCTCGAACTCGCTGCCGAGGAGCTGTCGCCCGAGCGTATCGACGCCGCCAGAGACGGGTTACAGCGGTTAGAATCAATTATCGAGGACATGCGAACCGCGACCAGAGAGGGAACGCTTGCAACCGACGAGCAGGCGGTCGACATCGCTGACGTGGCAACGACGGCATGGGTTCACGTCGAAACCAGCAACGCAGTGCTGGAACCGCCGCCGCCGATACTGGTCGAAGCTGACCTGGAGCGGCTGCTTCGACTGTTCGAGAACCTCTTCATCAACGCCGTGACACACGGGCCTGGACGCGACGAACGCACATCTGACGAAGACAGTGGAGTTGACACCACCGAGATAACGATTCGCGTCGTACCGACGCCCGACGGCTTCGCAATCGAGGACAACGGCCGGGGAATCGCTCCCGACGAACGGGAGCGGGTGTTCGAACCGGGCGCGTCACGGGCGGCTGACGGGACCGGCTTCGGTCTCTATATCGTCAGGGCAATCGCCGAAGCCCACGGCTGGACAGTACGTGCCACAGCAGGAGAACACGGCGGTGCACGGTTCGAGTTCGATATTGATGCGGACACCGCCTGTTAGTCGTCTCCGCCTCAGGGCATGCCGTCGCCGCCCATACCGCCACCGCCCATGCCGCCGCCACCCATACCGCCCATGCCGCCACCGAGTCCGAACGCGCCGAGCAGGCTCGTGACGAGGCCGTAGACGACCAGTCCGAGGCCCCCGACGACGAGAGCGATGCCGACGGCGACGATGGGTGCCTTCCACGCGACCAGACCGATGCCGGCGAGCAACACGACGATGCCGCCGATACCAACCGCACCGAGTTTATCCAACATACCCGTGTAGGCCAAGCGGGCGGACAAAAGCCCGTCGGTCAGTGTTCGAACTCGGTGTCGACGTTCTGTGCCGCCGCGACCATCTCGGCGATGGTGTCCTGCCGGCGAAGCAGCCGCATCGTGTCGCCCTCAACGTCGAAGGTTCCGTCCATCGCGGCGGCGGAGATGTCGAGGTCGCCCTGCAGCATCGTGACCCACTCGCTGTAGGGGCCACGGAACGCGAAGTCGTACTCGGGGTCCGCGACCGTCCCAGCGGCGGTACAGGCACCATCCTTGATGACAACGACGAACTGTATCGGTTCGCCGGTATAGGCGTCGTCAGCGCGGATTTCGAAACAGAATACGGCGGTGAAGTCGTCAGCGCTGTCGGCGAACGCAGCACGCTCGTTGATTCGGTCGCGCCACGCAGCGGCCCAGTCGTCGGCCTCGGTCGGCAGCGTCACAGTCATTGGCAGGCGGTATGCAAGGGGGGCTTTTCTGTGTTGCCTTGTCCGTTCGAGTGCAACCCCCGGGAAATCGTCGCTGTGGCTCCGCGAAGAACGCGAGGAAAACAGCGAAACGAGGGCTTAGCGGCGGGATTCGCCGCCGAGGTACAGTCGAGACACCTCGGGGTCGTCGAGCAGTGAGTCAGCCTCGCCCTCGAACTTGACTGTCCCCTGGTCGAGGACGAACCCGCGGTCGGAGATGCCCAGACCCTCGCGGGCGTTCTGCTCGACCATGAGAATCGACGTGCCGAGGTCGTTGACCGTCTCCACGTCGTCGAACACCTCCTTGGCGGTGTTCGGTGCCAGCCCGGCGCTTGGCTCGTCGATGAGCAACACGTCGGGTTCCATCACGAGCGCGCGAGCGAAGGCCAGCACCTGCCGCTGGCCGCCCGAGAGCGTCTTCGCGTTCGCAGTGCGCTTGTCGTCGAGGATGGGGAACCGGTCGTACAGTTCGGCCACGACCTCGTCGAGGCCGCCGTCGCGGGCGACCCCACCCATCCGGAGGTTCTCGTCGATGGTCAGCGAGCCGAACACGTTCTCGGTCTGTGGGACGTAGCCGACGCCGATACGGACGATATCTTCCGGGGCCATCCCGCCGATTTCGCGGTCGCCAAGACGTACCGAGCCGGTCCATGGCTCCAGCATGCCGAACACCGTCTTGAGGACGGTGGACTTACCGGCCCCGTTCGGGCCGACGAGGCAAGCGATCTCCCCCTCACCGAGCGTCAGTGAGAGGTCATCGAGTACCTGCACTTCACCGTAGCCGCTGTCGACGCCGTCGACGGTGAGGATAGGGTCGGTCATTCCGACGGCCCTCCGAGGTAGGCGTCGATGACGCGCTCGTCGCTCCGGACCGCCTCGGGCGGCCCTTCGACGAGGACACTCCCCTGATTGAGGACGATAATCGGGTCGGCGAGCCGCATAATGAAGTTCATGTCGTGTTCGATAATGAGGAAGGTGATGCCCTCCTCGTTGAGTTCCTCGATGAACCCGGCCAGTTTGTCGGCCAGCACAGGGTTGACCCCGGCGACCGGCTCATCGAGCAACAGCAGGTCGGGTTCGGCCATCATCCCGCGGGCCAGTTCGACCAGTTTCATCTGCCCGCCCGAGAGGTCCGTCGCGGGCTGGGTCGCCAGATCGCCAATTTCGAAGCGTTCGAGCATCTGCTGGGCCTGTTCCAGCGAGCGCCGTTCCTCCTGTTCGACGGTACTCGGCGAGGTGAACAGCGGGATAATCGATTCCCCGGTCTGGTTGTGTGGTCCGACCAGTAGCGCCTCCCGAACGGTCATGCCCTCCGGTTTTCGCGGCGTCTGGAACGTCCGGATCATCCCCTGATCGGCGATCGCGTGGGGCTTCTGGCCGGTCACGTCAACGCCGTTGACCGAGACGGAGCCCGCATCGGGCTCGTAGAAGCCCGAGACGAGGTTGAACAGCGTCGATTTGCCGGCCCCGTTCGGACCGATGAGACCCGTAATCGTGCCGCGTTCGACCTCGATGGACGCGTCGTCCGTTGCCACGAGGCCGCCAAAGCGTTTCTCCAGCCCCTCAGCACGGAGAACGGGGTCGTCTTTCCCGAGAACCGGGCCGTCGGAGACGAGCGACTGCTCACTCATCGCGACCACCACCCATCGAGTCGGGCCAGATAAGTTCGCGCTCCGGCGGGAGAATCCCCTCCGGGCGGAGCCTGACGATAAAGATGATGAGCAAACCGACCAGCATGAGTCGGAGCGGTGCCGCGCCGATTGGCAGCGCCCCGGTGTCGGTCAGGAAGCGCGTCCCCTGCTGGATGGCGACGATAGTGAACCCACCCAGCATTGCGCCGCGGTCGCTGCCAGTGCCGCCGAGGATAACGGCGACCCAGACGTAGAACGTCGTGATCGGCTGGAGGTCCTGCGGGCTGACGAACAACACGAGGTGGGAGTAGAACACGCCCGCAAGCGCCATGATGAGGCTTCCGATGACAAAGGCCTGCATCTTGAACGCGAAGGTGTTCTTGCCCAGCGTCTCCGCGAGGTCCTCGTCGGTCCGAATCGTTCGGAGGACGCGGCCCCACGGCGACTGGTGGATGCGCCGGAGGAACAGATAGACCGCTGCGACAATCACCGTGACGAGAACGACGTTCAGCAGGCTGGTGACGACCGACTGGCTCATGTTGAACACCGGCGTCCCCCCCACGTTGAACACGTACGGATAGGTCAGGTCGCCGAGCACGGGCCAGTCGGAGAAAAACAGCGGGATGCCGGTCAGACCGGCACTGCCCGCCGTCCACTGCGATTCGTTGAGGATGAAGATACGCACGACCTCTGCAAGGCCCAGCGACGCAATTGCGAGGTAGTCGTCGCGGAGTTTCAGCGTCGGATATCCGATAATCACCGCGAGCACCGCGGCGAGTCCGAGACCGCCAAACAGCGCGATGACGGGGCTGACGCCGCCGGAGATAGGCGAGCCGGACGCCGTCAGCAATGCGGTCCCGTAC
This region includes:
- a CDS encoding HPP family protein; its protein translation is MRRHRVGTSLYAGVLFVVLGTLAWASGQPFIFPSLGPSAFILAFQRDGDRTGLASVVMSHFIGGVAGLLAYSLLAGGVSLVADPTAFSMAGLRLVASATLSLVVTSWGMIATDTVHAPACATTLIVSLGLLSTPLQVAVIVVGVGVLVAFHALVLSAYHRATDPSRTALVDG
- a CDS encoding glycerophosphoryl diester phosphodiesterase membrane domain-containing protein — its product is MALQIGSALEEAGYRLFSRTGAILLVAFFALMASFQVLFNSILATTYTRMGYGEIAAALPLTFDIPLTVAGAGIAVTSVVSLYLTVVSFRTFVPGARESFPEGAFTRNVPLALVNVFVGGIVYSLLVFIGSILFLIPGIFAYVVFIFMMPYVIVEDRNFVAALKESYRLTKGDRLALFGLLLIVGAAAAVVGGIIGFIGSLALSGPVSQLPTIVIQPLASLYGTAIIAVAFEQLRTADGRPPSAPSEDDTTMTAL
- a CDS encoding thioredoxin family protein; protein product: MDTTTEHSVRTVETRDELDDVLATADHVLVMVRTTGCTICKSMEPILDIAAKATDATVVVFNPKHDLDAVDAFDVRSVPTFLLFADGDLIHRRADGFVPAEDLIEFVERGLESRT
- a CDS encoding sugar O-acetyltransferase, which produces MASEREKMLAGERYDASDPALVAARERANELTREYNQTDPSEADTRQALIEDLFGSVGADCHVEPPFRCDYGDNIHVGDGFYANFDCVVLDVCRVDIGDDCLLGPGVHIYTATHPLDPDERRSGVEYGKPVTIGDNVWVGGQAVINPGVTVGDDAVIGSGAVVTDDVPAGVVVQGNPASVVREIED
- a CDS encoding DUF460 domain-containing protein; amino-acid sequence: MNRTAALDAVVFGVDIQSGDVRGDAPSYALVVFDGESVERDVVSRRKLRRRIEDEEPAIVATDNMYELAEDKDALIHVLGSLPDETKLVQVTGDERPEPLSRVAKRHGVPYGKDPMEEAEAAARLAAANVGQEVSAFTDTTEVKVSRGRSTGKGGWSEDRYTRRIHGAVRKRAREIESELDAAGLEYERDVTEKYGGFSNAVFQVSARPQDIPVSRARSGDTRVEIERQRRDGIEFKPLAKRRDHVVVGVDPGTTTAVAIVSLDGTVLDVYSSRTDDTAATTEWIIERGRPVVVAADVTPMPETVEKLRRSFSAAGWEPDTDLPVDEKKHRTREEAYDNDHERDAMAAALYAFDHHADQFERVAGKVPPQYDVGPVIDRVVAGEESVETVLRDLEDDDSEDEDTTAHEPRELTDDEKEIKRLNARIERLESHVDDLKETIKRKDDQLSEKDKQLEKARSEGRREVRKDREVTRLQRRNEALERKVDDEQEKREALADKLERLKALWKLDHSNFADVSEKQEGLTPVKVVEQFTKDAIADADERFGLVEDDIVMFRDASGAGRSTAQQLANIDPKIVLRNGNLSDIADQVLFDNDIPVAPAEMVTVQEVDELAVAREGEIEAAIEDWEERAADRRKEQNAEMVDQIISEHRADRPTSEN
- a CDS encoding sensor histidine kinase, which encodes MEDQCRVLAAAVETLDDVFYVYDADGKLAYWNARLNELFGLTDGELSGMDPTEFFVADDRAAVEAAIEDVFESGQTSVEARAETTEGVVTFELSGRLLTGDDGTVQGFSGVGRDITDRREREWHLERQNERLTEFADLLAHDLRTPLAVTSGHLELAAEELSPERIDAARDGLQRLESIIEDMRTATREGTLATDEQAVDIADVATTAWVHVETSNAVLEPPPPILVEADLERLLRLFENLFINAVTHGPGRDERTSDEDSGVDTTEITIRVVPTPDGFAIEDNGRGIAPDERERVFEPGASRAADGTGFGLYIVRAIAEAHGWTVRATAGEHGGARFEFDIDADTAC
- a CDS encoding DUF7470 family protein translates to MLDKLGAVGIGGIVVLLAGIGLVAWKAPIVAVGIALVVGGLGLVVYGLVTSLLGAFGLGGGMGGMGGGGMGGGGMGGDGMP
- a CDS encoding SCP2 sterol-binding domain-containing protein translates to MTVTLPTEADDWAAAWRDRINERAAFADSADDFTAVFCFEIRADDAYTGEPIQFVVVIKDGACTAAGTVADPEYDFAFRGPYSEWVTMLQGDLDISAAAMDGTFDVEGDTMRLLRRQDTIAEMVAAAQNVDTEFEH
- a CDS encoding ABC transporter ATP-binding protein, with product MTDPILTVDGVDSGYGEVQVLDDLSLTLGEGEIACLVGPNGAGKSTVLKTVFGMLEPWTGSVRLGDREIGGMAPEDIVRIGVGYVPQTENVFGSLTIDENLRMGGVARDGGLDEVVAELYDRFPILDDKRTANAKTLSGGQRQVLAFARALVMEPDVLLIDEPSAGLAPNTAKEVFDDVETVNDLGTSILMVEQNAREGLGISDRGFVLDQGTVKFEGEADSLLDDPEVSRLYLGGESRR
- a CDS encoding ABC transporter ATP-binding protein, with the protein product MSEQSLVSDGPVLGKDDPVLRAEGLEKRFGGLVATDDASIEVERGTITGLIGPNGAGKSTLFNLVSGFYEPDAGSVSVNGVDVTGQKPHAIADQGMIRTFQTPRKPEGMTVREALLVGPHNQTGESIIPLFTSPSTVEQEERRSLEQAQQMLERFEIGDLATQPATDLSGGQMKLVELARGMMAEPDLLLLDEPVAGVNPVLADKLAGFIEELNEEGITFLIIEHDMNFIMRLADPIIVLNQGSVLVEGPPEAVRSDERVIDAYLGGPSE
- a CDS encoding branched-chain amino acid ABC transporter permease, which gives rise to MSTLDVGTYSPREKGVVGLLGALAALLLVAVLTGFLAPAYLLYLIGLSAMYMLLSMGLNVQWGYGGMINFSVAAFFGLGAYGTALLTASGSPISGGVSPVIALFGGLGLAAVLAVIIGYPTLKLRDDYLAIASLGLAEVVRIFILNESQWTAGSAGLTGIPLFFSDWPVLGDLTYPYVFNVGGTPVFNMSQSVVTSLLNVVLVTVIVAAVYLFLRRIHQSPWGRVLRTIRTDEDLAETLGKNTFAFKMQAFVIGSLIMALAGVFYSHLVLFVSPQDLQPITTFYVWVAVILGGTGSDRGAMLGGFTIVAIQQGTRFLTDTGALPIGAAPLRLMLVGLLIIFIVRLRPEGILPPERELIWPDSMGGGRDE